The window ACAACACATGTAcgatgtaaatatattttagtgcAACTAAGTCGAgatctattaaataatttaatttgtttcaaaataattttgaatattttattttcctgGTTATATCAGGTCAAATAACTCACTATATTTATTGCTAACCTTATTTTAATTACCACTTTACCCTTCCTATTAATTACTTTCACTTACCTAATTCGATTCtgtttatctatatatattttgaatttgaaaatttaattttagagaAGCGACAGCGAGGGAATTTGGGGAGAAAATATAAAAGGAAATGACATAACATTACCTCATtgattagaaaaagaaaaataagtgtgaaaaaaaagagaaaaaaaaaatattttatttttctattgcTCAAAACAATATTgacaatttaaaatgtttaaattttgaaaaaatattcaaatttttaaaaaaatacgtccaaaacatttataaatataattttatttatgaaagttaagaaaaaataatccaTCAAAATACAAACATTTTTCTCATTTGGGacaaattaagtatttttatatttagatttaTAATAGTTCGAACCAATAACATAACAGTTAAATCGACTTAATTCGAAATAGTATAAATTGAGCCTAATTTATTGCTTAAAATGGATATTTAGAGAAAAGTAACATACcaataatttacattatttgGAAGTATATTGAATCTTTAGACATGCAGTATATAGCTAATTATCGGAGATGCCAATAATAGGATTCGCAATTTCTTCCTATTTAATCTATGGCATTAATTTGCATCcaatactatttttattttgtttataattacattactttattttataataaaagacattaaacttgtatatatatatcctgtctctaatattcatatttaagcttgtattttatagttattttaataaactacTTAATTACTCTAtctttcaattaaaatatcaaaatacatttattttatttttcttaaatttaaaatataaaatattattttagtaatttaattatcctacaaaaatctcaaataatatatattaaaaaaaactataaaaattcaAGATCAAATTAACAATCAAGAACTTTTCTTTATTAACTTCTTTACCAAACTTTCATTTTAGGTCATTAAAATATATGGTTTGCAGCTAGAGAAGTTTTAAAATGGTTAAGATCGATAAGATAATATCTACTACAAGAGATAGAAGAGATGAGCTACCTTTCAAATACCTCATTACTTTTAGTTAGATCTACCAAATGCTAATGTAGAATAGgatgaataataatattgagCCATAATAATCACATGTGTGATAATTAACTATTCACCCACTTGAGTGAATCATTAAGAACGAGAAACAAATATACATAAACAAATGTTTATACAAATTACCCAAAACaccaataatttaatataaaaaaaaaactcatcaaATCAAGTAGAAAAAACCACTCCAAAAGAAATTtcactataatcaaatattaaatacgAAATAAATGAAGATAAAAGTTAAAACAAAGAAATATCTCACTATCTCTATGAGTATATACAGGGCCGACCCTGGGGTAAGCCCGACAAGCCCTCGGGCTAGGGCAGCTCACTCCCCAGGGCAGCCcacttgttaaaaatattaaggtatttaataaaatctattgtaattttaaatgtaaaatggtGTAGCTTAGTGGTTCAACATAACTTGACCTaggttaacaaaaaaaatatattgacttTTTTTCTAGTTTTTATAACGAAACCTCGGGGCCGGCtctgagtatatatatattagatgtCTTTCAGATGTGTTTTTGATAATATCGTTTCTTCTAGTTTTTATAACGAAACGATGACAGTTCAAATATCTTTTTTCAATAAGACTATAATGCCTCTGTTTAACACAAATGAActtctaaacttttttttacatAGTTGGGAGTCCAAATCAAATAACccaataaagttaatatatatatatatatatatatatatatatataaacgagcTTATACCCATTAATCAAATGCATTTTTCGGTTTCATTAAGTTTTTCCTTTTCTGATTGCGGTTTtagtaaaacaaaaatatatagtattCTTGGTTTGTTTGAAAAAGATTCTGGTAcaagtattttaatataatatatggtaTTATGAAACAGTACTACTCTTGTGActttataagataataaaatgaataaatttgaagtgatatataagaaataagatatatttttattattatttatccgCCTCAAGTTCCACGAGTTCCTTACCATTTGCAACCCGACCACCACCcgttgagagagagagagatatatatataagtactCGAAGGATATCTCACTTTCTCTCAATTAATCGCCATTAATTTCTCAATCTCTGGATCGATCGATCGAGCTCTAAGATCTAAAAggtaattcattattattattattgagccAATATTTCTCCCTATTTTCTAATCtgatactatatatatatagaagaagATGTAATATAATTACTTGtacatacatattatatatatgacgggtttaattaattaattatatatgccagatttcattttaaatcatatataacaTCTCAAGATCatataagatttattattaattaattaattaattaatatttgtggTTAATAATTAGAAGATCGATCATGAGAACATATGAAGAAGATCCATGTGGTGGTGAGCATGATGATGATAATATTCATTCTCAAGGAATCCTATTCAATAAtcttcaagaagaagaaaacctagaagaagatgaagacctagaagaagaagaagataattcATCCATTATTTCTGAGCATTTCTCAAGGCTCACCTCCATGCTTCCAGGCTTACCAGAGGTATCTAATATATCTAATAGATAAAACTCTTCtaacttttgaaattatttttttgataatatatCGATCTTTCATCCtcataataattctattttatttggaatagtttaaaattaaattattatatcttaacttaattatatatactatatatatttaaaaacaaaaatgtagGTCTAGGCTGCAGACCGATACTTGTCATAGGATATATAATGCATGTAACATATGGCATTGGCATTGAGGACagactataaaaaaataattatgtttctCTCAAGGTTTGAatctttcatttatatatatatatatatatatatatatatatatatatatatatatatatatatatatatatatatatatatatatatatatatatatatatatatatatatatatatatatatatatatatatatacatatataccacttatataaaaataataattaacaataagttattttattaattttaacattaaatattatatttctgtatatcatttttaaaaagtgtttgaaataattaaaaaaacaaaacttgcATAAGTGATAAGTGATAGGATACACAACTATATATAATCAACCCTCATGGTCTGGCCTGATTTGATTTGTAAGCATTCACAATGTTATTTAGGgctaaattaagtaaaatatatactaactgtttttctttaaaaaaaaataaaaataggatgCCATAATTGACCAGGATAACATCATTAAGAGCACCATCGAGCACATTGAGAAACTCCGACATGACCAAGCCAACATTCAGGAGCGAGTGAATCGCAACATTAACGCTAGAAGATCCTCGGTTGACAATGTGGTGTCTGCATACATGCATGAAAGCTCCTCTTCGGGTCAAGAGAACATTGATCAAAGTATTCCCATTGTGAAGGTCATTTCTAATGGGAATAATGTTCTTATAAAAATCCATTGCAAAGAAGAGAAAGGGAATTTGTCAAGGATAACCGATGAGATAGACAAGTTTAATCTTTCCATAGTTAATATGAACTCATTGCCTTTCGAAGACTACATTGATATCACCTTCATTACTATGGTAATTAGTTTCTCAAAGTTATTACTAATTAATAGGATTATAAGAAGTCATTGAAAGGTCTATGATCGAGGACATTAGTACTCTtagtatttaacaaaatttgaatgttttttttatatagatacgCGATGGGCTCAGCATGAAATTGAAGGATATCGTTAGCGCTTTAGAAGTGTTATTGTCGGAGTAACAAAATCAGCTCATTGAAGAATGATCTAATTAAGAATTTCATAACTAGGGTTATATCTGTTTGATTGTGGGTTcgagtttgtttttgttagtaGTCCGTTTGTTGTTTGTTGTGTGTTTTGgttacttatattttataattgtattgTTAGTGTATTGAATTCTGTCTATTTGTATCTTTATCTCGTTTCTAATGTCAATTTGTGTTTTTGTGCACTTGTTTGgaatttattgtattttggtGTGAGAATtctatacaattttattatcaattctAGTGTAATTACTTTCTAATTTCTAATTGAGAAATCAAATTTGTTGTTTCAGATTTTGTGTTCTTATTATGTATCACCTTCACAAAAATTAGGTTGACTTTTCATTTTAtcttttcacatattttataaaataattaatttttgtgaatattgtaaataataaaacacaaaatctgAAATAGTGAATTTGATCCCAATTAAAATGaatggttggtttgatttacttgcctattaaaataataataaaataaaatttatttttagctaagcaacttttttttttatatctgcAGCCTTATTCTAAAGAGCtagtttaagtttttatttaaagatttttatcattttgttttataaattatctcattcttaatatattataattatcaaatcaattatttttcatcactaaaatatatttattttatttttatttaattaattattttttaatatttaaaattaatcactTTTCTTTCAAAGTAGATATAGTCTGTGTCCTTGGTCCCAAAAATTGGACTGCCACAATTCTAGGTAGAAACTGTAAAAGAATATTGTCGTTCCTAATTTTAGTTAaacaaattgtaaaaaaataattttgataagactaaaatatataaccaaataaaaaaaacttaattttcatCGGAAACTAATAATACtaaagaatttttattaaaaatttggaAAAGGCGTTGTCCTAGCTCATGCGCTTTCTAGCTTAAACAAAATCTGAAATGAAGAATGGAGGGACAGTTggaaataagaaaagaaagaggccttattaataaatagagaaataattagtacataaaatttgaaattaatgtgGAAGGGGATGTGCAATTTTGctggaaaaaataattttttctcgtCAATCATTGCTTAAATatggtcattaaaaaattaaagaaaaggACAATCGTttccttaaataataaaaaaaatcattcaaatagttggtgtcaattttttaaaatcttcatCAGACGGTTAAACGTTGGTTCGATTTGGTCTGgttgatttttcaattttatcattgaaaaataaaaatatatatataatataaggaACTAACGAAAAAagagtatatatatttgtatataatgaactaaagaataaaaaaaaatgagtcttataataagattttaataaattaaaaaataaaacaaatatttaacttaaaattaatattctaatactatttaaataaagataattttaataaaaaaaataaataaatatacaaaataataaatatttaccaaAATTTGAGCATGAAccaaaaaatcaaaactatCATCTAGAATAAACTGGCAGCATGAGTTGGGATCCTATATGGTGATGATTGATGTCTAGTTCAAAGTTAAATACTAGCTGTCTtggttttgaaataaataaataaaaagttacaaattaaaattttggtttgaagaaaaatttaattattttgaattaaattaataaaatttatttattccaaattaatttaaaatttataaatattttaattaatattatctcTCAATCTTaacattttaaagatttttacgAGAGGGTCTTTAATATGGTATAGTAGATCCTCTATATGCTGTTCCATTTGCTGACCCTTAAATAAAACTCTTCAAAACAATATAAGTACTCAGAGAGTGGAGTACTTTAAAGATTAAagattatatattcaatttttacttAGAATACCGGAAATAGAATTGAAAgtcatcaataataataatatgtaaaaacatGAATGGGAATCTGTTGCAAGAAAGACAGAGATTTTACCGTTTGTCCAGACAGAGTAACAAGAGCATCCAACAACAAACTGTTGATCTTGCACTATAACAAAACTTCTTACTGTAAGTGTACGTTGAAACAAAGACAGACAAAAACAGAGTACCTTAAATCTTAAAGCCCATCCAACAACAACCTtatattttggttttatttgttAGGTGAAATGTAACATCATTCATCTATACATACGGCAAGAGAGTGTTTCTATTAACCTAGATTTTCTCATACAGACAAAAATACAAAGCTTGGATCCTACCTAAAAAAGGTTTCTTGCATATACCCGGTTCAGCTTTAACCAGCTCGAGGTAGAATCAACAAACAAGGAAAGAAATCATACTAATCTGTTTGAGGAGGATTCATGTTCATCATCGCCATCCTTGTCTACGCCAGAGAGCATATTCATCAAGGACTTCGTGGCTTGGCTAACAGCACGAGAAGTCTTCTTTGCTGCACCTGTTACTACTGGTTGTAATGAAATGGTGGGCAGGTTTGCCCTTTCCTCTATCATAgctatatattaataaacacaTTGATGTTAGGTCCCCTCTTATTGGGTTGTTTTAAGAGTATCAGGTAGTTTCACTTACACATTGTCTGTTGGCGGGCAAGAGAACCGATTTTTCGAACCCCAGCCTCAGCTGCTTTCACAGCTTGTGCAGATTTGTTCACCCCATCAGTTACCTCACGACTATTATATACAACAAGTAGTAAACACATTATCACTAGTAGTACTCAATTTCATGTTGATCAGTTTTTCTTACTAAACCACGAAATTGATCAGATAAAATTGCCTCCATATGAAAAACAACTCATCGATATACGTTTCAGGATCCAGAATTTTTGTATTCAGGTGTTCCCAAATGGGTCACATAAGCTATTTTTATCGATTAAAGTTTACCTTAGATCACTCAGCTCCAGAGTAAGATCACTAATTTCCATTCCAGAAAGTCTTATTGCAGCCATTGTACTAGGAAGCTCCTCTCTTACCGTGTCTGCTAGCTTCGACATTGATATTGCAGCTCTACCCATTGCCTAAAAAATACACATGTCTATCTCCTTAATCCTTAACCATCGCCTATTACAGTATTACTGAAAAGAGGGTGTTCCATGAGAGAAAATAAACTTACATATAGGGTTGGAATAGTTGCAATGACAAGACTTGTAAATGCCACTGAAGTCTGCATccaagtttaaaattaagaaactaATCCAGACAAATTTCAAGTAATATAACATTGTCAAATCTGTAAAAGCAGCTAATGAAGAAAACCTTTAGAAAAGGAACATACCGTGCAAGCAGTGAATGTCAAAAGAAAGAAAGCTTTGTCATTCAAGCTCATCTTAGCGGCAGGCAAATGGGACCGTAGAGAAGGGCTTCCCACTTCAACGTTCCAGCTCTCTCTaacatttttcttctcttccGCCGTAAGATCGCCTCCTGAAATCTCTTCTGACTGACGCGTCTCCACTTGGGCATTCTCCGGCTTTTGGTTGGATGAGCAAACCGCGATAGGGCGGGTGATAGATCGAGAAATCGCGTCGATTCTAAATAAGAAACTGGGATTCCTCACAGTCTTGTAGAAACGGATTCGAGAAAAACCGTAGAACTTGGGGAGGATTTTGGGAGGAGTGAGAATAGTGGATGAATAAGGTGCGAGAAAAcccatcttcatcatcatcgcTCGATTAGGAAATAGAAATGAAAgaattgaaatgaaatgaaatgggaATGGAATGGACGGAGAAATCTAGAACGATATTGTTAAAGACGGAAGCCGCCGACAGCAACTCCGGTCCGGGCAGTGGTCATCAATTGAAAACCTCATCGACAGGTTTTTAAACTTTTCAATATATTCAAAATGGTccattaactttatttatgtttaaataaatactaaaaccTTTAAAATTGGACAAATATGTTTTCTATGCTTAAAAGGACAAAATAGTCTTTTTAACTTTCGATGATGAAAGGAAAAGAGCAGTTACTTACTTCAACTACTTACGCGCGCCTTTCAAAGGAATGTGAAACTCCATTTCCATCTCCTTCTTTTAACAACGAAAAGCTCTGGATTATGGTGACGGGGAGCCTAGGGCATAATTACAGGGAATCAGCTCCATCCAACCGTTTCGATGCCTCTAGTTCAGGTGAAACTTGTACGTTTTCCAAATTCTAATCGCTGCTACATTGAAAAAAGAGTGTGATCTCAATTCTCACTGCTACGAATACTTGGAACGTACTTGTATCATTGCTGAAACATGAATCATTTTTGTGTTATCACTTGCTTTGCGTCATTAATCTCATCTTTATCCGTAAATTTGGAGATTAGAATTTGAGATACTGTGTTTCAGGAACGGAATATGTAGCGTGATTATTCTCATGATTGATATGGCATTGAGAGTTAAGATTAGTGTACCTAATATAATGATCCAATGTTTGTTCCAAACATATGCTTCGTGAAATTCTTCCTTGAATAGATCTGTCATcgattattacatattttactCTTTTTATCTCTATCTAATATATTGAAGGTGGCTTTGGGGTTTGTATGATGAGTAGCACATGGAAAGACGGTCAGGATCCTTCCTTCATCGGATTCATCTCCTCCTTCCTTAATGCCAATTCTTTCAGGCTCAACTTTGTCCCGATTGCTCCTGTAAATGCGAATTTGTTTTACTCGTGATCATGAAATCGTGTTTTTCCTTAAGTACAAGATAATGTGCAGGATTTTATCTTCAATTGTGGAGGTTTATCTATTGCCTTCATGTTTGTGACAAATTGGGATTGTAGTGTCACTACACCTGTCTTTTCCAGGTAAGCTTCTACTGCTCTAAATTAATGTGTTTCATTTGATCCATAGCGGTTTTTGAGTTAATCCTGCACTTTTCCAAACTAATGTCTTCTCgtcatttgagttattttgatttctttatcTGTAGAGTTAAGATACTAAAGCAGCAATTTGCTAATCTTTATGTTGTTGTCACTCTCCCAACAATGGAGCAGAACGATTCCTTTAATTCATCTTATTTTAGGTGCGTATGTTGTTAACAGAATACTTCAACTACTTTCTGTGCTAGGAATCTATCACATGTCAAATAAACTGAATTTGTTTCCTATATTGAAGACATGGAATGGAGCTTGGTAGGCCATCTTTTGTGCCTGTTCTAGACCTAGAGATGGGTTTTGAAAAAATTGTAAAGATTAGTCTTGCTCTTGGAGGTTAGGAACTAGTCCtgataaatttagttttcaaGGTATTTGTTTAACTGAATTACATGCATTGCAGTATGTAAGCAGCAAAACGTCATATCCAAATTGAAGGCAGAGGTATGATCCTTTTTACATTTCATCTATTGTCGCATTTCTTATTCTGACCTAGACGACATTGAGTCTCCTGTATAGAAAGAAAGGTCTGTGCAGGGGATGGATGCTTTCTTAAGAGTGGTCACTTCAATTCCTGGTATAGACAGCCATGATGCAAATGCGGTAACTGCCATATTCTTTTCTGCTGAAAAATTCCCTGATTTTGGTAAACTCTTGCtaatataaataagaagaaAACTAGGGTATATGTTGTGCTAGCCTCCTCTAGAGAAAAAACCCTATTTAGAAAGAAaggaagaacaaaaaaaaagttagtttaGATATGTACATTCTGtctttcttgattttgtatATTTCATGGCACTATTGATCATAATTAGATACTATATCATATAATATACCCTTGTATTGATTTTGCATAACCTTATGCAGCTTAATCAAGCCATTGGATCCATCGAAGCAATTGCTAAAGCATCCAAGGAGTTCATACTGGAAAACACTGATCTTTCAGCAGACAAAGCTGAGACAATTATCAAGTTTTTCAGGGATCCCAAGTTTTACCTCAGCCCGCGCATCATTAGATGAGAGTATGTAAGATCTTCATACTAAGCCTATTTGTTATCTCATTGACCTATTTCCGTTATTGCTTTCAGTTATCACGGATTAATGTGAACTGCATGTTAGTTAAGTGCTGAGTAAACTTTCAGAAGAAGGTCAAACTATTCTAAAAATagcaataaaattgaaaaagtgaAATGAGGAACTAATGCAAAACAagtacatataatttttatttttatttttaacgaaGGATGTTAGCATGACCCTCACAGTCATGCCATTTACTTCAATTTAAGGCATTCTAAGTGAGAATAGAACTCATGACATTTGATGTCTTAGAAACCACTCTCTTGTCACTTGAACTATCTTATTAGGTTAACATATAATTTCTGTTGGTGGACTTTGACAAATTCTTGTATTGGAAAGAAAGTCTATGGTTGATTAACCATAGCTAGAAATATACAAATACAATCATAGGTTTGATTATGTACAGCCAATTTGTTTGACAATTTCAAGCTTGATTAGGGTAGAGTGTGCTGTCAATTTCAGATTCAATCAAAAGTTACGaactaactttttattataagaaaatagcATAACCCTCACAATCATGATATCCACTTCAACCTAATGtgttataaatgataattaaacGTGACATTTTGTCGGTTAGACACACAAACACAGCTGAAATGTTCATCAAAGGTAAAACCCACTCGAATGTTTAATTTCATACCAAAACTTATATCAGGTAGTTTCTTTACATGGTTATCAGTCATacaaaaagattattttttcatttttttaaactagagtTTTTGTGTGTGTCTGGAATAGGTTAACACAACATTCGACCAGTAGTAATGTATTAAGTGAATGAAGTTAGTTAGAAAGAACAATTGGAACATTATGAAATATGGGAAACAAGGAGGAATGGGCAAACATTTAGAGTTCAAATGGGAACAATAACAGGCCACAATATTGTGGtaaccataaaaaaaaagtctataATTTATGAGTCTCCTTGAAAACATGTCCCTCATAAAGGCCAATATTGGCACCATTacatgatcaaacaaaataatataagtcAACCAATATCATAAATTTTGCTCTAACAAAGCAATGTCAAACTAAAACTGACAATAGACTCGGTCTTATCTATTTTGTTTAACATTTTTGTAAGTTATGCTTATTAATTATCATGTGCCAATGAATTATATCCacttgtatttttattttatatgcttCTACTTAGAACATGGTGTAGTTAtgcatgaatatatatatatatatatatatatatatatatatatatatatatagccgaCTTCTAGAAGCCCGGCCTCTTCAAATAGCCCAATTAAGGATTTGAAAGGGTCAACTTCTCCTTGTACATGATCATCCtcatttttatgataaaataatccATCacttatttaagttatttaagtttgaaattatgagcttgtttattttgttattaatctCGGTGTGTTTGATTACACTTTGAATACCATTGTCTTTTTATTGTTTTGTCGTTAAACTTAAACCACTCTCATTTATATCTTATTGCATTgacttacaaaatataatatatttattttcgaattaaatatctatatttttgtttgtattcaTAGTTTAGTTAAAAACAGCCCACTATTCAAACAAGAAtcttatatgaatttatttttaattcaaggAGCAATATTAATATTGCATCTCAATGACAAAACATTACACTTATAGAcaccttaataaaaaaaataataaacccCAAGAAAATTAAGACTCAATCAACTATCCCAAAAGAAATTAACAATTCCTTTGGATGTGATCAGTTGGTTGTTGTGCGGCCCCTTGTCACCTGCTTTATTTTATAGCCGGCTTTAAATCTGGcctgataaaaaaaaaggtagATTTTCTAGCAGTTCTAATACTAATTCAGCAAGTTTACAAAGTCTTTTTCAACACCAGATTAGATCAAGtaacaatatataaaagaaaatcaagtaATCTGTCCATCTAAATCCATTGATGGCTTAAATAGTTGGCTTATAAGTTATATGTGCAccaattcaataatatttaaagtctTAGATTCAATTcctaaacataaaaaaaaatgtttataataaaCACTTCTTTTAAgagtatttttttctttaatatacaTTTTCCTAGAgtctagatatatatataaggcCTCCatgcataaatatatatatttttccaaaCGTGGTTAAAGAATTAGCTAATTGTACTCACACTatgcataaaataaattaaaaaatagttctaAACCTAACACTATCAATAAGTATGGCCAATTaaacacttttttatatttgatctTTGTCCTATATATTTAACATGGAATTATGCATTTGTGGTTATAAATCCAATTCATTGACAACAACTGCTATTATGACATAGTCATCTaccatcttcttctttttttatataataaattgtggtaattactttttcttttagaaaattaatgtgttgttttaacatatataaccaTGATGGATAAATTGCAAGAGGTGAGGAAAGATGATAGATTTCCAAATTGATCAATAGATAATTCTCTATAAATTCTATTAGGGTAATACTTGCTATTTTTAGAAATCATTAGTTTTATTGTTACTTAATACTTAATAGGTCAAtggttgaaaaaatatataaagtgataaatgaaaattttgagtaaaactcaaaattaaaaatcaaaggTTTTGTTAGAATATTTTTCTGAGATTTGTTTTGAGATCATTAGCAATTATTGCCTCGCTCAGTCTAATTTGGTTTGACTTTGTCTAAATGATAACTATTGAATTAGAGactatatgtattattttaccCTTCTCTCTTTATCAACAAAGTGGCTGTAGTTTAGTGGTAAGAATTCCACGTTGTGGCCGTGGAGACCTGGGCTCGAATCCCAGCAGccacacttttttttatttattttaccccaTTTTTCaaaaagacaatttttttttttggtcaaCATCATGTGGACAGCCGACGCATTAAAGTTCTTACAAActgtttgataaattaaatttagggtccaataatgttttaataaaaaaatgatttatttcttAAGGTAGAAGCATACCAAACTAGGATTTAAAGTTTCAAAAGACCAAGTCTTTGTTCATGTGTTATATATGTCTTTGACTGTTTCCAAAATGTCACaatcatatatgtatattataatatatact is drawn from Impatiens glandulifera chromosome 3, dImpGla2.1, whole genome shotgun sequence and contains these coding sequences:
- the LOC124932883 gene encoding transcription factor bHLH18-like, which codes for MRTYEEDPCGGEHDDDNIHSQGILFNNLQEEENLEEDEDLEEEEDNSSIISEHFSRLTSMLPGLPEDAIIDQDNIIKSTIEHIEKLRHDQANIQERVNRNINARRSSVDNVVSAYMHESSSSGQENIDQSIPIVKVISNGNNVLIKIHCKEEKGNLSRITDEIDKFNLSIVNMNSLPFEDYIDITFITMIRDGLSMKLKDIVSALEVLLSE
- the LOC124931549 gene encoding uncharacterized protein LOC124931549 gives rise to the protein MMMKMGFLAPYSSTILTPPKILPKFYGFSRIRFYKTVRNPSFLFRIDAISRSITRPIAVCSSNQKPENAQVETRQSEEISGGDLTAEEKKNVRESWNVEVGSPSLRSHLPAAKMSLNDKAFFLLTFTACTTSVAFTSLVIATIPTLYAMGRAAISMSKLADTVREELPSTMAAIRLSGMEISDLTLELSDLSREVTDGVNKSAQAVKAAEAGVRKIGSLARQQTMSMIEERANLPTISLQPVVTGAAKKTSRAVSQATKSLMNMLSGVDKDGDDEHESSSNRLV
- the LOC124928964 gene encoding protein PARTING DANCERS homolog; this encodes MKGKEQLLTSTTYARLSKECETPFPSPSFNNEKLWIMVTGSLGHNYRESAPSNRFDASSSGETCGFGVCMMSSTWKDGQDPSFIGFISSFLNANSFRLNFVPIAPDFIFNCGGLSIAFMFVTNWDCSVTTPVFSRVKILKQQFANLYVVVTLPTMEQNDSFNSSYFRHGMELGRPSFVPVLDLEMGFEKIVKISLALGVCKQQNVISKLKAEGMDAFLRVVTSIPGIDSHDANALNQAIGSIEAIAKASKEFILENTDLSADKAETIIKFFRDPKFYLSPRIIR